One Pseudodesulfovibrio senegalensis DNA segment encodes these proteins:
- a CDS encoding sigma-54-dependent transcriptional regulator, which yields MAQVLIIDDDVQLCKALAMVISDMGHKVDVANYLVQGVDMARKGKYDLVILDIGLPDGSGLDSLAEIRDGRSRPEVIILSASSDPDGAELAIRSGAWSYIPKPPTLSKIKLPVSRAIEYRRQKLSRIAARDLKRDAIVGQSKALNTCLEMLAQAADTDANVLITGETGTGKELLARITHQNSRKSDMPFVVVDCAALPENLVESTLFGHERGAFTGADRRQDGLIRQADGGTLFLDEIGELPLAVQKSFLRVVQERRFRPVGSEHEVTSNFRLIAATNRDLDAMVASWDFRQDLLFRIRTISVRVPPLRERTGDVRLLTDHFLKRAIARDNGTEKECSPDFRDMLEKYQWPGNVRELSNAVENALARSGEERTLLPRHLPMDIRVHMARQTLSANADTAAADTTLDASNFPLFKDFREQVVGELEQKYLRDLFQTARGNVQQACTLSGLSRARLYALLKKHGLTRKNLYTPE from the coding sequence ATGGCGCAGGTTCTGATCATTGATGACGACGTGCAGCTTTGCAAGGCCCTGGCCATGGTCATTTCGGACATGGGGCACAAGGTTGACGTGGCCAACTACCTTGTGCAGGGCGTGGACATGGCCCGAAAGGGAAAATATGACCTTGTGATTCTGGACATCGGCCTGCCCGACGGCAGCGGTCTGGACAGCCTTGCCGAAATCCGAGACGGCCGCAGCCGTCCCGAAGTGATCATACTCTCCGCATCCAGCGACCCGGACGGGGCGGAACTGGCCATCCGCAGCGGGGCGTGGAGCTACATTCCCAAACCGCCCACACTGAGCAAAATCAAGCTGCCTGTGAGCCGTGCCATCGAATACCGCCGCCAGAAGCTCAGCCGCATCGCTGCCCGCGACCTCAAGCGCGACGCCATCGTGGGCCAAAGCAAGGCCCTGAACACCTGCCTGGAAATGCTGGCCCAGGCCGCAGACACGGACGCCAACGTGCTCATCACCGGAGAAACAGGAACCGGCAAGGAACTGTTGGCGCGCATAACACACCAGAACAGCCGAAAGTCGGACATGCCCTTCGTGGTGGTGGATTGTGCGGCCCTGCCAGAGAATCTTGTGGAAAGCACCCTCTTCGGGCATGAGCGGGGCGCATTCACGGGGGCTGACCGGCGTCAGGACGGATTGATCCGGCAGGCCGACGGAGGCACTCTCTTTCTGGACGAAATCGGGGAACTGCCTCTTGCCGTGCAAAAAAGTTTTTTGCGCGTGGTGCAGGAACGCCGCTTCCGTCCGGTGGGTTCCGAGCACGAGGTCACCAGCAACTTCCGGCTCATCGCCGCCACCAACCGCGACCTCGACGCCATGGTGGCCTCATGGGATTTCCGGCAGGACCTGCTTTTCCGCATCCGCACCATATCCGTGCGCGTCCCTCCCCTGCGGGAACGCACGGGCGACGTGCGTCTGCTCACCGACCATTTCCTCAAACGGGCCATCGCACGCGACAACGGCACGGAAAAGGAATGTTCTCCGGATTTTCGGGATATGCTGGAAAAATACCAGTGGCCCGGCAACGTGCGTGAACTTTCCAATGCCGTGGAAAACGCACTTGCACGGTCCGGAGAAGAACGGACCCTGCTGCCGCGCCACTTGCCCATGGACATCCGGGTGCACATGGCCCGCCAGACTCTTTCTGCAAACGCGGACACCGCCGCGGCAGACACCACGCTGGATGCGAGCAACTTTCCGCTGTTCAAGGATTTTCGGGAGCAGGTCGTCGGAGAACTTGAGCAAAAATACCTGCGTGACCTTTTCCAGACCGCGCGCGGCAACGTGCAGCAGGCCTGCACACTTTCCGGGTTATCGCGCGCACGGCTCTATGCCCTGCTCAAAAAGCACGGGCTGACCCGAAAGAATCTCTATACCCCGGAATGA
- a CDS encoding PAS domain-containing sensor histidine kinase, which yields MDNLHKTLLNATFSQTMVLAPDGTVTAANDQMCKRLGIERNRLVGRSVFRLFPQDMALRWQRHLATVVGTGKGCHFQDTTAGDNVFEAVLEPVIHADSNVDAIVISLQDITASKKAEAERFRLATAIQQAMEAIIILDEEMHIQYVNQSFEHMTGFSQKEARGRKLEMLFKGLEQENLLSNVVSSLRHGDTWAGRTSSTRKNGDTFQSELTIVRIRGKRFMPMGFVTIWRDVTDMTLLEKQLRQAQKMEAIGTLASGIAHDFNNILGPIILHTEVSLARHQDIPQLRESLEEILNSANRARQLVEQILGLSRGREADKPLPFRVGAIAKECLKILRASLNTGIDIHYNNQSEEDVIRADPTQMHQVLLNLCTNAAQAMGDSRGLLEITLSDMEVNNDTRRSFPMLRPGHYLCLSVADDGQGIPRENLEEIFEPFFTTKKEGVGTGLGLTVVRNIVTGMGGTVMVESEPKKGTEFKVYLPKCVNCEVSPTQKQVIDNDRHSRVLLVDDDEVTVRGLRENLLQLGYDVTHSRNGYEALALFRQDPEHYSLVMIDVATPELNGLELAKEIKLSRFDLPVILLTAYTELFPPRKAQALGVQAFLRKPCLFEELSDILAKVQAAIPDHDAGGY from the coding sequence ATGGACAACCTGCACAAGACCCTTCTGAACGCAACCTTCAGCCAAACCATGGTGCTGGCCCCCGACGGAACGGTCACCGCCGCCAACGACCAGATGTGCAAACGGCTGGGCATCGAGCGCAACAGGCTGGTGGGCAGAAGCGTCTTTCGTCTCTTTCCGCAAGACATGGCCCTGCGCTGGCAACGGCACCTGGCAACCGTGGTGGGCACGGGCAAGGGATGCCATTTCCAGGACACAACCGCCGGCGACAACGTGTTCGAAGCCGTGCTCGAGCCGGTCATCCACGCGGACAGCAACGTGGACGCCATCGTCATTTCCCTGCAGGACATCACGGCGTCCAAAAAGGCCGAGGCCGAACGATTCCGGCTGGCAACGGCCATCCAGCAGGCCATGGAAGCCATCATCATTCTTGATGAGGAGATGCACATACAATACGTGAACCAGTCCTTCGAGCACATGACCGGCTTCTCCCAGAAGGAGGCGCGTGGCCGCAAACTGGAAATGCTCTTCAAGGGCCTTGAGCAGGAAAACCTGCTCAGCAACGTTGTCTCCAGCCTTCGCCATGGCGACACATGGGCCGGACGCACCAGCAGCACCCGAAAAAACGGCGACACCTTCCAAAGCGAACTGACCATCGTGCGTATTCGGGGCAAACGGTTCATGCCCATGGGCTTCGTGACCATCTGGCGCGACGTGACGGACATGACCCTGCTGGAAAAACAACTGCGTCAGGCCCAGAAAATGGAGGCCATCGGAACGCTGGCCAGCGGCATCGCTCACGACTTCAACAACATCCTCGGCCCCATCATCCTGCACACCGAGGTCAGCCTGGCCCGACATCAGGACATTCCCCAACTCCGCGAATCATTGGAGGAAATACTCAACTCCGCCAACAGGGCGCGACAGCTTGTGGAGCAGATTCTCGGCCTGAGCCGGGGCCGCGAGGCCGACAAGCCCCTGCCTTTCCGCGTAGGCGCCATTGCCAAGGAATGTCTCAAGATACTGCGGGCCAGCCTGAACACCGGCATCGACATCCATTACAATAACCAATCAGAGGAAGACGTGATCCGCGCCGACCCAACCCAGATGCACCAGGTGCTGCTGAACCTCTGTACCAACGCGGCGCAGGCCATGGGCGACAGCCGCGGGCTGCTGGAGATCACGCTTTCGGACATGGAGGTGAACAACGACACTCGCCGTTCTTTCCCCATGCTACGGCCCGGCCATTACCTCTGTTTGAGTGTGGCCGACGACGGCCAGGGAATCCCCCGTGAAAATCTGGAGGAAATATTCGAACCGTTCTTCACCACCAAAAAGGAGGGCGTGGGCACCGGGTTGGGCCTGACCGTGGTGCGCAACATCGTCACGGGCATGGGAGGAACGGTCATGGTGGAAAGCGAACCGAAAAAGGGCACGGAGTTCAAGGTGTACCTGCCCAAATGCGTCAACTGTGAAGTCAGCCCCACCCAGAAGCAGGTCATCGACAATGATCGGCACTCCCGCGTCCTGTTGGTGGACGACGACGAGGTCACGGTACGCGGCCTGCGCGAAAACCTGCTGCAACTGGGTTACGACGTGACCCACAGCCGCAACGGATACGAGGCGCTGGCACTTTTCCGGCAGGACCCGGAGCATTATTCGCTGGTCATGATCGACGTGGCCACCCCGGAACTCAACGGATTGGAGCTGGCCAAGGAAATCAAGCTCAGCCGCTTCGATCTGCCCGTAATACTGCTCACCGCGTACACCGAACTTTTTCCGCCGCGCAAGGCCCAGGCACTGGGCGTGCAGGCGTTTCTGCGCAAACCCTGCCTCTTTGAGGAGCTGTCCGACATTCTGGCCAAGGTTCAGGCCGCAATCCCCGACCATGATGCAGGAGGCTACTGA
- a CDS encoding CoB--CoM heterodisulfide reductase iron-sulfur subunit A family protein — MPNRIGVYVCHCGTNIDPKVNTAQVAEFASHLHNVAVARDYKFMCSDPGQDMIINDIREFGLNRVVVASCSPRLHEKTFQNACRRAGMNPFHFQMTCIREHCSWIVADPAEATTKAKHLVAAAVNRVNYHEELFSRVEKVHPDVMVVGGGIAGIQAALDVAKSGHKVHLVEREPSIGGHMAQFDKTFPTLDCAACISTPKMVAVSQDPNINLMTYSEVTDLTGFVGNYQATVTMKPRYVDMSKCTGCGLCTEKCPTKVPSLFEEGLGMRRAIYRNSPQSVPNKPVIDAEHCRHLGLGKKCGVCEKLCPSGAIDFSQKAEEISLDVGSVILATGFDTMDPTPLGQYGFGKFDNVYTGLQFERLNNAVGPTGGKIQLRDGSAPESVAILHCVGSRDANHHPYCSRVCCMYALKYDHLLKDKLGHDCKIYNFYIDMRCFGKGYEEFFRRVQEEGVTFIRGRPSEITDQAKTPDEEGKLVVVSEDTLLGEIVRVPVDMAILCTAMKARDDVAEVARVFGVSQGMDGFFLEEHPKLGPVSTATDGIFLAGTCQGPKDIPDAVSHASGAAAQALALAARGIVDIAPTISWINPDICVGCKACIGLCAYSAIEFDERRQVSVVNAAMCKGCGSCAGHCPSGAAQIRHFNEKQIFAELEGVLDELPGEVEPETAPVGDPVEIPVEARDRETTEAQA, encoded by the coding sequence ATGCCCAACAGAATCGGAGTGTATGTGTGCCATTGCGGCACGAACATCGATCCCAAGGTGAATACGGCGCAGGTGGCCGAGTTTGCTTCGCACCTGCACAACGTGGCCGTGGCCCGGGACTACAAATTCATGTGCTCGGACCCCGGACAGGACATGATCATCAATGATATTCGCGAATTCGGGTTGAACCGGGTGGTGGTGGCCTCCTGTTCTCCACGGCTGCATGAAAAGACCTTTCAGAATGCCTGTCGCCGTGCGGGCATGAATCCGTTCCATTTCCAGATGACCTGCATCCGCGAGCATTGTTCGTGGATCGTGGCCGACCCGGCCGAAGCAACGACCAAGGCCAAGCATCTGGTTGCGGCCGCAGTGAACCGCGTGAATTATCATGAGGAACTGTTTTCACGCGTGGAAAAGGTCCACCCGGACGTCATGGTGGTGGGCGGCGGCATTGCCGGGATTCAGGCTGCGCTGGACGTGGCCAAGTCCGGCCACAAGGTGCATCTGGTGGAGCGTGAGCCGTCCATCGGCGGGCACATGGCCCAGTTCGACAAGACATTTCCCACGCTGGACTGTGCGGCGTGTATATCCACGCCCAAGATGGTGGCCGTTTCCCAGGATCCCAACATCAACCTCATGACCTACAGCGAGGTCACGGACCTGACCGGGTTCGTAGGCAACTATCAGGCCACGGTGACCATGAAGCCCCGCTACGTGGACATGAGCAAGTGCACGGGCTGCGGCCTCTGTACCGAGAAATGTCCCACCAAGGTGCCGAGCCTGTTCGAGGAAGGGCTTGGCATGCGCCGGGCCATCTATCGCAACTCGCCCCAGAGCGTACCCAACAAGCCGGTCATCGACGCTGAGCATTGCCGTCATTTGGGGCTGGGCAAGAAGTGCGGCGTCTGCGAAAAGCTCTGTCCCTCCGGGGCCATCGATTTTTCGCAGAAGGCCGAAGAGATCTCACTGGACGTGGGGTCGGTCATTCTGGCCACCGGGTTCGACACCATGGACCCGACTCCGCTCGGCCAGTACGGGTTCGGCAAGTTCGACAACGTCTACACCGGCCTGCAGTTCGAACGGCTCAACAACGCCGTGGGTCCCACAGGCGGCAAGATTCAGCTCAGGGACGGTAGCGCGCCTGAGAGCGTGGCCATACTGCATTGCGTGGGTAGCCGCGACGCCAACCACCATCCCTACTGCTCGCGGGTCTGCTGCATGTATGCGCTCAAGTACGACCACCTGCTCAAGGACAAGCTGGGCCACGACTGCAAGATTTATAATTTCTACATAGATATGCGTTGTTTCGGCAAGGGATACGAGGAATTTTTCCGCAGGGTGCAGGAAGAGGGCGTGACCTTCATTCGCGGCCGTCCTTCGGAGATCACGGATCAGGCCAAAACCCCGGACGAGGAAGGCAAGCTCGTGGTGGTCAGCGAGGACACGTTGCTGGGCGAAATCGTGCGTGTTCCCGTGGACATGGCCATCCTGTGCACGGCCATGAAGGCGCGTGACGACGTGGCCGAAGTGGCCCGCGTGTTCGGCGTGAGTCAGGGCATGGACGGCTTCTTCCTTGAAGAACACCCCAAGCTCGGCCCGGTGTCCACGGCCACGGACGGCATCTTCCTTGCCGGAACCTGTCAGGGACCCAAGGACATTCCCGACGCGGTTTCCCATGCCTCGGGCGCTGCGGCGCAGGCGTTGGCATTGGCCGCGCGCGGCATCGTGGACATCGCTCCCACCATATCGTGGATCAACCCGGACATCTGCGTGGGCTGCAAGGCCTGCATCGGCCTGTGTGCCTATTCGGCCATCGAGTTCGACGAGCGCCGGCAGGTGTCCGTGGTCAACGCGGCCATGTGCAAGGGCTGTGGCAGTTGCGCCGGGCATTGCCCGAGCGGCGCGGCCCAGATCAGGCATTTCAACGAAAAGCAGATATTCGCGGAACTCGAAGGCGTGCTGGACGAACTGCCCGGCGAGGTGGAACCGGAAACGGCGCCCGTGGGCGATCCCGTGGAAATTCCGGTAGAGGCCCGCGACCGGGAAACAACAGAAGCTCAGGCATGA
- a CDS encoding hydrogenase iron-sulfur subunit, producing the protein MSTFEPSIVAFVCNWCTYTAADLAGTARMVQYPNVRLIRMMCTGMVDPKYVIKALLSGADAVLISGCHPGDCHYINGNYKARRRVKLLKEILARFGMDERRLKLTWIGASEGNEFAETINELVEEIRELGPNEIRRSIAV; encoded by the coding sequence ATGAGTACTTTCGAACCTTCCATTGTTGCCTTTGTCTGCAACTGGTGCACCTACACGGCCGCAGACCTGGCAGGGACCGCGCGCATGGTCCAGTATCCCAACGTCCGGCTCATCCGCATGATGTGCACGGGCATGGTGGACCCCAAGTATGTAATCAAGGCCCTGCTTTCCGGGGCGGACGCCGTGCTCATCAGCGGCTGCCATCCGGGCGACTGCCATTACATCAACGGCAACTACAAGGCGCGCAGGCGCGTCAAGCTGCTCAAGGAGATTCTGGCCCGGTTCGGCATGGACGAGCGCAGGCTCAAGCTGACCTGGATCGGCGCCAGTGAAGGCAACGAGTTTGCCGAAACCATCAATGAGCTGGTTGAGGAGATCCGCGAACTCGGTCCCAACGAGATCCGCAGGAGCATAGCGGTTTAA
- a CDS encoding 4Fe-4S binding protein — MASITSINVADGDPVKALQGFMASLLEEDVVDAVFTLWERPGAGEIMPALITDPKMTEQAVPLSPAYPLNGARLLARLTHGESRGRVAAFLRPCELRAFVELIKLNQAGTQDLIMVGVDCFGAYDNRTYRELAKGNDHKDLANEFVLAGGKVSGAEVARACKACEYPVAGSADLAVGLVGVDVGSTILLAAQSAAGESVINRLGLQDASGGPEREQAVEALVKEREAYRDAMFEETAAATADLKNLSAYLAGCVNCYNCRVACPVCYCKECVFVTDVFDHKPWQYMGWAHKDGSLRMPTDTIFFHLTRMAHMSTACVGCGQCSNACPNDIPVMELFRLVSQRTQGAFDYEPGLDMNEPPPLNVFKEDEFTELTCAT, encoded by the coding sequence ATGGCTTCCATTACCAGTATCAACGTTGCGGACGGCGATCCGGTCAAGGCATTGCAGGGCTTCATGGCCTCGCTGCTGGAAGAGGACGTTGTCGACGCTGTTTTCACTTTGTGGGAACGTCCCGGAGCCGGGGAGATCATGCCCGCGCTCATCACCGACCCGAAAATGACGGAACAGGCTGTTCCGCTTTCACCCGCGTACCCGCTCAACGGTGCGCGCCTGCTGGCGCGGCTGACCCACGGCGAATCACGTGGCAGGGTGGCGGCCTTTTTGCGGCCCTGCGAACTGCGCGCCTTCGTGGAACTCATCAAGCTCAATCAGGCCGGGACGCAGGACCTCATCATGGTGGGGGTGGACTGTTTCGGCGCATACGACAACCGCACCTACCGCGAGCTCGCCAAGGGCAACGACCACAAGGATCTGGCCAACGAATTCGTGCTGGCCGGGGGCAAGGTCTCGGGTGCCGAAGTGGCGCGAGCCTGCAAGGCCTGCGAATATCCGGTTGCCGGGTCCGCGGATCTGGCGGTGGGGCTTGTGGGCGTGGACGTCGGGTCCACCATATTGCTGGCCGCGCAGAGCGCAGCCGGTGAAAGCGTCATCAACCGTCTCGGATTGCAGGACGCCTCGGGCGGGCCGGAACGCGAACAGGCCGTGGAAGCACTGGTCAAGGAACGCGAGGCCTATCGCGACGCCATGTTCGAGGAAACCGCGGCGGCCACGGCGGACCTCAAGAACCTTTCCGCCTATCTGGCCGGATGCGTGAATTGCTACAACTGTCGCGTGGCCTGTCCTGTCTGCTACTGCAAGGAGTGCGTGTTCGTCACCGACGTGTTCGACCACAAGCCGTGGCAGTACATGGGCTGGGCACACAAGGACGGTTCTTTGCGCATGCCCACGGATACCATTTTCTTCCATCTGACGCGCATGGCGCACATGAGCACGGCCTGTGTGGGCTGCGGCCAGTGTTCCAATGCCTGCCCCAACGACATTCCGGTCATGGAGCTGTTCCGGCTGGTCAGCCAGCGCACGCAGGGGGCCTTTGACTACGAACCGGGGCTGGACATGAACGAGCCGCCGCCCCTGAACGTGTTCAAGGAAGATGAATTCACCGAGCTGACCTGCGCCACCTAG
- a CDS encoding FAD-dependent oxidoreductase → MRDSYGALVVGAGVAGIHAALDLAETGHKVALIDSRANMGGLLSQLDHQFPSDHCGMCKMLPLTERDSSSQFCLRKGLFHRNIDLRLMTELDSLQGDPGQFHATIRTRSTFVDPHKCIGCGQCSEVCPVRVPSEFNAGLTERAAIHLPVPQHVPNHYAVDLDNCVRCLECVKACPTGAIDFRLDERKDFPVLVADADASVGRELAEWFKEREFPLTHAADSVAAVTHMESQPVSLVMVSLGLPDDEVRRIISRAKELDPNLPVHLVLDEGQTLGDDDRKALIEMGASRDMLQKPLQRAAISNWLEKRFMRQTTDTRREFDVGAVILASGFECFNPKDDPEGMAGMYMYGDHPGVVTSIEFERLISSSGMGGRGKALVRPGDGRPVKKIAWLQCVGSRDERRKAGFCSSFCCMVSIKEALLARRRAREAGADDLETTIFSMDMRTFGKDFQRYRDNAEGEEGVRFVKMRIHSLVPAGDESNSIRVQYPGDDLKLVFEDFDMVVLGVGARPPKSIDRLAEVTGIRLNEWNFCETKPYMPSRTSELGVMAAGVFGGPRDIAESVILSGAAALEASRLINIYAPLKEQEPDPEPEYRDVSRERPRMLLALCTSCPLLEQELDFDALTEKLSALPSVCAVARVGRTCSGEGWEEIHALVKEHEPNRILVGACMPYAYVPRLRELGDATGLNPALMDVADVYTPLMNCKGACDPDELSAEVVSLMEMAAVKLLDQDPSPLPRPLPVFREALVVGGGLAGMTAALGVADHGYNVCLVEESEALGGMAMKLHYTLEDDDPHGFMENLVEQVIKHPHIRVFTNGRVTLSTGRAGRFMSLISSDDGTFPLEHGATILATGGREARVYDYGFRVHKSVLSQRRLEDRLASGELDLAELDRGVAMIQCWRSREESRNYCSRVCCAQALKNIRVLKKRRPDLPVYVFYRDIMSYGFSEKYYTEARKLGAIFIQYDLDNRPEVRFEDELPVITAMEPILNSKVEIRPDLLVLSVGLEPNETDEIREIFGVETNQDGFFREAESKWRPVDFAKQGVFMCGVAHSPGNMNETVASAKAAAQRALGILTRKALTCSNTVAGVRESLCSLCGKCITACPYDARSLDITKDRIIVDELLCQGCGACAAACPNSASYLRGFTDNQIMSVIDAALETVV, encoded by the coding sequence ATGAGAGACAGTTACGGAGCATTGGTGGTTGGAGCCGGGGTCGCCGGCATTCACGCGGCCCTGGATCTTGCCGAAACCGGACACAAGGTTGCCCTGATCGATTCGCGCGCAAACATGGGCGGGCTGCTCAGCCAGCTGGACCATCAGTTTCCGAGCGACCATTGCGGCATGTGCAAGATGCTGCCGCTCACCGAGCGTGATTCGTCCAGCCAGTTCTGTCTGCGCAAGGGGCTTTTCCATCGCAATATCGATCTGCGGCTCATGACCGAGCTGGACTCGCTGCAGGGCGATCCCGGGCAGTTTCATGCCACCATCCGGACACGGTCCACATTCGTGGATCCGCACAAGTGTATCGGGTGCGGGCAGTGCTCCGAGGTCTGCCCGGTGCGTGTGCCCAGCGAGTTCAATGCGGGCCTGACCGAACGGGCGGCCATACATTTGCCCGTTCCCCAGCATGTGCCCAACCATTATGCGGTGGACCTGGATAATTGCGTGCGCTGTCTTGAATGCGTCAAGGCCTGCCCCACCGGAGCCATTGATTTCCGTCTGGACGAGCGCAAGGATTTCCCGGTGCTGGTGGCGGACGCGGATGCTTCCGTTGGCAGGGAACTTGCGGAATGGTTCAAGGAGCGGGAATTTCCCCTGACCCATGCGGCCGACTCCGTTGCCGCGGTCACGCACATGGAATCCCAGCCGGTCAGTCTGGTCATGGTTTCGCTCGGTTTGCCGGACGACGAGGTGCGGCGCATCATTTCCCGCGCCAAGGAACTGGACCCGAACCTGCCCGTGCATCTGGTGCTGGACGAAGGGCAAACCCTTGGCGACGACGACCGCAAGGCCCTCATAGAAATGGGTGCGTCGCGTGACATGTTGCAAAAGCCCTTGCAGCGGGCGGCCATATCCAACTGGCTGGAAAAGCGCTTCATGCGCCAGACCACGGATACGCGGCGCGAATTCGATGTTGGTGCGGTCATTCTGGCCTCCGGGTTTGAATGTTTCAATCCCAAGGATGACCCCGAGGGCATGGCCGGCATGTACATGTACGGCGATCATCCCGGCGTGGTGACCTCCATCGAGTTCGAGCGGCTCATCAGCAGCTCCGGGATGGGCGGGCGCGGCAAGGCGCTGGTGCGCCCCGGCGACGGCAGGCCCGTGAAGAAGATCGCCTGGCTGCAATGCGTGGGTTCCCGCGACGAACGGCGCAAGGCCGGTTTCTGCTCCTCGTTCTGCTGCATGGTTTCCATCAAGGAGGCCCTGCTGGCACGCAGGCGTGCCCGCGAAGCCGGGGCCGACGACCTGGAAACAACGATATTCAGCATGGACATGCGGACCTTTGGCAAGGATTTCCAGCGTTACAGGGATAACGCCGAAGGTGAGGAAGGCGTGCGTTTCGTGAAGATGCGCATCCATTCCCTCGTGCCTGCCGGTGATGAAAGCAACAGCATCCGCGTGCAGTATCCCGGGGATGACCTCAAGCTGGTTTTCGAAGATTTCGACATGGTGGTGCTCGGTGTGGGCGCTCGCCCGCCAAAGAGCATCGACCGCCTTGCCGAGGTCACGGGGATCCGGCTCAATGAGTGGAACTTCTGCGAGACAAAGCCCTACATGCCGTCGCGTACCAGCGAACTGGGCGTCATGGCTGCGGGCGTGTTCGGGGGGCCGCGCGATATTGCCGAATCCGTGATCCTTTCCGGGGCGGCAGCGCTGGAGGCCTCACGCCTTATCAACATTTATGCGCCGCTCAAGGAGCAGGAGCCAGACCCGGAACCTGAATACCGGGATGTTTCCCGCGAACGGCCGCGCATGCTTCTGGCCCTGTGCACATCCTGTCCGCTTCTGGAGCAGGAACTGGATTTCGACGCCCTGACCGAAAAGCTTTCGGCCCTGCCGAGCGTGTGCGCGGTGGCCCGGGTGGGACGAACCTGCAGCGGAGAAGGGTGGGAAGAGATTCACGCCCTTGTGAAGGAACATGAACCCAACAGGATCCTCGTGGGCGCGTGCATGCCGTATGCCTATGTGCCGCGGCTGCGCGAACTCGGGGACGCCACCGGGCTGAACCCCGCGCTTATGGATGTTGCGGATGTCTATACCCCGCTCATGAACTGCAAGGGAGCCTGCGATCCTGACGAGTTGTCCGCCGAAGTTGTCTCCCTCATGGAGATGGCGGCGGTCAAGTTGCTGGATCAGGATCCTTCGCCCTTGCCCCGCCCGCTTCCGGTCTTTCGCGAAGCCCTTGTGGTGGGCGGCGGGCTTGCGGGCATGACCGCGGCCTTGGGCGTTGCCGACCACGGCTACAACGTCTGTCTCGTGGAAGAGAGCGAGGCCTTGGGCGGCATGGCCATGAAGCTGCATTACACCCTTGAGGACGACGACCCGCACGGGTTCATGGAGAACCTTGTGGAGCAGGTCATCAAGCACCCGCACATCCGCGTGTTCACCAATGGACGGGTCACGCTGTCCACCGGACGCGCCGGGCGGTTCATGAGCCTGATTTCGTCGGACGACGGAACCTTCCCGCTGGAACACGGGGCCACGATTCTGGCCACGGGCGGCCGGGAGGCCCGGGTGTACGACTACGGGTTCCGGGTGCACAAGTCTGTGCTCAGCCAGCGCAGGCTGGAAGACCGGCTCGCTTCGGGCGAACTGGACCTTGCCGAACTGGACCGCGGCGTGGCCATGATCCAGTGCTGGCGCTCCCGCGAGGAATCCCGCAATTATTGCAGCCGGGTCTGCTGTGCGCAGGCGCTCAAGAACATCAGGGTGCTCAAGAAGCGCAGGCCGGACCTGCCCGTGTACGTCTTCTACCGGGACATCATGTCCTACGGATTCTCGGAAAAGTATTACACCGAGGCCCGCAAGCTGGGCGCCATCTTCATTCAGTATGATCTGGACAACCGTCCCGAGGTCCGCTTCGAGGACGAGCTGCCCGTGATCACGGCCATGGAGCCGATTCTGAACAGCAAGGTGGAAATCCGGCCGGACCTGCTGGTGCTTTCCGTGGGACTGGAACCCAATGAAACCGACGAAATCCGTGAGATATTCGGAGTGGAAACCAATCAGGACGGCTTCTTCCGCGAGGCCGAATCCAAGTGGCGGCCCGTTGATTTTGCCAAGCAGGGCGTTTTCATGTGCGGGGTGGCCCATTCGCCGGGCAACATGAACGAGACCGTTGCCTCGGCCAAGGCCGCGGCCCAGCGGGCGCTGGGCATACTCACGCGCAAGGCCCTGACCTGCTCCAACACGGTGGCGGGCGTTCGGGAGTCGTTGTGCTCCCTGTGCGGCAAGTGCATCACGGCCTGCCCTTACGATGCCCGAAGCCTCGACATCACCAAGGACAGGATCATTGTCGACGAACTGTTGTGCCAGGGATGCGGCGCGTGTGCCGCGGCCTGTCCCAACAGCGCGAGCTACCTGCGAGGGTTTACCGACAATCAGATCATGTCCGTAATCGACGCGGCCCTGGAAACGGTGGTTTAG
- a CDS encoding 4Fe-4S dicluster domain-containing protein yields MSTELHDSASARAELDAIADNLRACMQCGTCSASCPNVHFMDFTPRRMWRLMTLGRYDEVLNSKTFWSCSACYTCTLRCPRGLPLTEAVYALKRYAAGNKGKHSAFYRAFLDNVQRNGRVQESTLMARYLAEMRSPSKALGFVPVGLKLLRAGKLHPPGSEYKGVLKPMFDAERNMEDRS; encoded by the coding sequence ATGTCGACAGAACTTCACGACTCCGCGTCCGCAAGGGCGGAACTGGACGCCATAGCCGACAACCTGCGGGCCTGCATGCAGTGTGGCACATGTTCGGCATCGTGCCCCAATGTTCACTTCATGGACTTCACGCCGCGGCGCATGTGGCGGCTCATGACCTTGGGGCGCTATGACGAGGTGCTGAACTCCAAGACCTTCTGGAGTTGTTCGGCCTGTTATACCTGCACGTTGCGTTGCCCGCGCGGATTGCCCCTGACCGAGGCCGTGTATGCGCTCAAGCGCTATGCCGCCGGGAACAAGGGGAAGCATTCTGCGTTTTATCGCGCGTTTCTGGACAACGTGCAGCGCAACGGGCGCGTGCAGGAAAGTACGCTCATGGCCCGGTACCTTGCCGAAATGCGCAGCCCGTCCAAGGCGCTCGGGTTTGTGCCCGTGGGGCTGAAGCTCCTGCGCGCAGGCAAGCTGCATCCGCCGGGCAGTGAATACAAGGGCGTGCTCAAGCCCATGTTCGACGCGGAACGGAATATGGAGGATCGGTCATGA